A DNA window from Linepithema humile isolate Giens D197 chromosome 6, Lhum_UNIL_v1.0, whole genome shotgun sequence contains the following coding sequences:
- the Sara gene encoding zinc finger FYVE domain-containing protein 16 isoform X7: protein MEKFVIDLDKVLNDFEFNEDCAEQITSVATTTTVDTSTAEKHTTESASLKTYNFNSEESIDIDVMPSFEKHKDTQPIDVDSKYLLTEKNLVSMSDSNKDSINNFYAHDCVGDNKIEQKSCVHTHDSDQMSLTIYNDISYSLMQKQQNENSDLKDGNRYDKKLNQPNFKPSISNVFNSLNEYINAPTGSLDYVEPILDKKDDLTKVTVMEQDFILTKNATIDHSTTKEKKLDVTDKNTLDYKTILPELDMFVKIDAEDKQDNAMQSVMPQHFTMIKSEKCNTTTIPTSNITVSRLEHDVVDSTEPSDNKMDMNEKAVDNNDRFEIPSENIANKQKQLNLPSHSSIDKYTFIKNKDSIAENTISLNINITNSKNHNENIKTKKACDISSNVHVKHTTDVNDDFSEEELSRYLLELEEEEICKTKGISHSDDTLSLKPHNELGDNKTKTTNQRHEDTNNASKFEKIMINQVPKISQEKFLEKIKNPPIIYHSANTCNENVMDVQCDGTLKVALNEKGKQLQNTQTNELDKTIREKDITKVADQDAVVQESILQALSDITIEEKATLNFENVEEQYNHNIDVTRNLQKNVSTGIQSQDNNDNAVKNLSENKEDYDERLYCQDITENNKDILIQHENRTHDSDKISKTEIIYKIADADCTISHTNENSQEADGKLSRPHTLDIVSPHNKNDSLESLSVTPGEPEQSGTGGIVDEDRGAASDVSDNSLIEYNTVLGKQPPFWVPDSDAPSCMLCDVKFTVLKRRHHCRACGKVLCNKCCNMKFRLEYQGNIDSRVCVSCYDLLTKESEQGISDWSTEYNSHANCSDVNSSQLAGSLPPPPTVMVPVGVLKREGSKHRTEGQKSVMFSDGIRPGCDLTELDTCWDPKPPYRKQGNKRIFTSGSILTDTATRRQSHPPLDNTTNSYIPHNPNLLPPTVTIHKGQITYHLSMDESVLYKMLQNECEPPVMFAINRNLYAYVKITNLNCCVNKICWNVTSRGLACVGQDEVILLVEVLPDETRIPKDLLIYINQLYLEAIKGNTMTELGFSIFQGSNLLGSREHTGFLFIRQTLQCLQKIILPPAPFLIGLLIHRWETPWARVFPLRLLLRLGAEYRYYPCPLVSVRFRDALYFEIGHTVMKVLADFRNFGYTLPGVKGLTIHLKNRTTDVMFPRNRYDQVIKGLHNSNDHVLAYASNFSIAADSHLVCIQTNTGDESNYQTQAINIHNKPRTVTGASFIVINGALKSSMGLSAKSSIVEDGLMVEIMPEKMEALKAALKNMQDFSIGCGHQGASEPDETVNIKWVDNDVQFNLGVKSPIDGQLMDGIPSIRVHNGTDYKGATRFIRWTEVFIIKSDDHLSGVNDPVDINKLSGNIAKATCLALVKLLDLLATAGLTKLGVRATIHLDNVGYEAGSEGTKLPPIYMKSLDNELIQVLHKAAQSSQDAHTVLELIFYILED, encoded by the exons ATGGAAAAGTTTGTGATTGATTTGGATAAAGTCCTCAATGATTTTGAATTCAACGAAG ATTGTGCGGAGCAAATCACATCAGTTGCTACAACTACAACAGTTGATACGTCAACTGCAGAGAAACATACTACTGAGTCTGCATCTctaaaaacatacaattttaattctgaGGAAAGTATAGACATCGATGTAATGCCATCTTTCGAAAAACACAAAGATACTCAGCCAATAGATGTcgattctaaatatttattaactgaaAAGAACTTGGTATCTATGTCAGATTCCAATAAAGAttccataaataatttctatgcaCATGATTGTGTCGGTGATAACAAGATCGAACAAAAGTCATGTGTTCATACTCATGATTCCGATCAAATGTCTTTAACCATATATAATGACATATCGTACAGTTTAATGCAGAAGcaacaaaatgaaaatagtGATTTAAAAGATGGCAATAGATATGATAAGAAACTAAACCAACCAAATTTCAAGCCTAGTATCAGTAATGTGTTTAATAGTTTGaatgaatatattaatgctCCTACAGGAAGCTTGGATTATGTAGAGCCTATATTAGATAAGAAAGATGATTTAACTAAAGTGACCGTAATGgaacaagattttatattgacAAAGAATGCAACTATTGATCATTCAAcaacaaaagagaaaaaactagatgtaactgataaaaataccTTGGATTACAAAACCATCTTACCAGAGTTAGATATGTTTGTCAAGATCGATGCTGAGGACAAACAGGATAATGCAATGCAAAGTGTCATGCCGCAACATTTTACTATGATAAAGTCTGAAAAATGCAATACCACTACAATTCCAACATCTAATATCACTGTTTCAAGACTCGAGCATGATGTCGTTGATAGTACAGAACCATCTGATAATAAAATGGATATGAATGAAAAGGCTGTAGATAATAATGATAGATTTGAAATACCCTCTGAAAATATTGCTAATAAACAAAAGCAGTTGAATTTGCCGAGTCATAGTTCCattgataaatatacatttataaaaaataaagatagcATAGCGGAAAATActataagtttaaatataaatataacaaatagcAAAAATCACAAtgagaatataaaaacaaagaaagCCTGCGACATCTCATCTAATGTGCATGTGAAACATACAACTGATGTCAATGACGACTTTTCCGAAGAAGAGCTAAGTCGATATTTGTTGGAAttggaagaagaagaaatatgtaaaacgAAAGGTATATCACATTCAGATGATACTTTGTCGCTAAAGCCGCATAATGAATTAGGagataataaaacaaagacCACGAATCAACGACATGAAGATACTAACAACGcgtcaaaatttgaaaaaattatgattaatcaagttccaaaaatatcacaagagaaatttctggaaaaaataaaaaacccTCCTATAATTTATCATAGTGCGAATACATGTAATGAAAATGTAATGGATGTACAATGTGACGGTACGTTAAAGGTAGCTTTAAATGAAAAAGGtaaacaattacaaaatacGCAAACTAATGAATTAGATAAAACGATAAGGGAGAAAGATATAACCAAAGTAGCCGATCAAGATGCAGTGGTACAAGAGAGTATCTTACAGGCCCTATCGGATATTACCATTGAAGAGAAAGCCACATTAAATTTCGAGAATGTTGAAGAACAATATAACCACAATATCGATGTGACAAGGAATCTACAAAAGAATGTTAGCACAGGTATACAATCACAAGATAACAATGACAATGCTGTCAAAAATTTATCggaaaataaagaagattaCGACGAGAGGTTGTACTGTCAAGATATTAccgaaaataataaagatattctCATACAACATGAGAACAGAACGCATGATAGTGATAAGATCTCTAAAacggaaattatatataaaattgctgaTGCTGATTGTACAATCTCTCATACAAATGAAAACAGTCAAGAGGCTGATGGAAAACTGTCTCGTCCTCACACATTGGATATTGTTTCGCCGCATAATAAGAATGATTCGCTCG AATCCTTGAGCGTTACACCTGGAGAACCAGAACAGTCAGGAACAGGAGGCATTGTTGACGAAGATCGAGGTGCCGCGTCAGATGTTTCCGATAATTCTTTGATCGAATATAATACAGTATTAGGAAAACAGCCTCCATTTTGGGTTCCGGATAGTGACGCACCCAGTTGTATGTTATGCGATGTCAAATTTACTGTACTTAAAAGACGTCATCATTGCCGTGCTTGTGGTAAG GTGTTGTGTAACAAATGTTGCAATATGAAATTTAGATTAGAATATCAGGGAAACATTGATTCTCGTGTTTGCGTCTCATGTTATGATTTACTCACAAAAG AGAGCGAACAGGGAATAAGTGATTGGTCAACTGAATATAACTCGCATGCCAACTGTAGCGATGTCAATTCTTCACAG TTAGCCGGCAGCTTACCGCCACCACCAACGGTAATGGTACCTGTAGGTGTTTTGAAGAGAGAGGGTTCAAAGCATCGTACAGAAGGACAGAAATCTGTAATGTTCAGTGATG GAATAAGGCCTGGCTGTGACCTGACAGAGCTAGACACGTGTTGGGATCCGAAGCCACCGTACCGCAAGCAAGGAAACAAGCGGATTTTCACATCAGGATCCATATTGACGGATACCGCAACGAGGAGGCAAAGTCATCCTCCTCTAGACAATACAACCAACAGTTATATACCACATAATCCGAATTTATTGCCCCCGACTGTCACGATACATAAAGGCC AAATTACATACCATCTATCTATGGATGAGAGCGTACTCTATAAGATGTTGCAAAATGAATGTGAACCACCGGTTATGTTTGCGATTAATCGAAATCTTTATGCGTATGTGAAaataactaatt TAAACTGCTGTGTAAACAAAATTTGCTGGAATGTAACATCGAGAGGTCTCGCCTGCGTTGGTCAAGATGAAGTTATATTATTAGTCGAAGTTTTACCAGATGAAACACGGATTCCAAAGGATCTTCTCATatacattaatcaattatatctCGAAGCTATTAAAG GTAATACAATGACGGAACTTGGATTCTCAATATTTCAAGGTAGTAATCTGTTGGGTTCGCGCGAGCACACaggatttctttttattcgtcAAACATTacaatgtttacaaaaaattattttaccacCTGCACCTTTTCTAATTGGACTCTTAATTCACAG gTGGGAAACTCCTTGGGCCAGAGTATTTCCGCTAAGACTTCTTTTACGTCTCGGTGCAGAATATCGTTATTATCCCTGCCCACTGGTGTCCGTCCGTTTCCGGGACGCATTGTACTTTGAGATCGGTCATACTGTCATGAAAGTGTTGGCTGATTTCCGAAACTTTGGATACACTTTACCAGGAGTGAAGGGCTTAACAATTCATCTGAAAAACCGTACCACAGATGTCATGTTCCCTAGGAATCGATATGATCAAGTTATAAAAGGACTTCATAATTCAAACGATCACGTGTTAGCCTATGCTTCAAATTTTAGTATAGCCGCGGATTCGCATTTAGTTTGCATACAAACGAATACCGGCGATGAAAGTAATTATCAAACGCAAGCGATAAACATTCACAACAAGCCGAGAACAG TGACCGGTGCTAGTTTTATCGTCATCAATGGCGCTTTAAAATCATCAATGGGACTCTCTGCCAAATCTAGTATTGTAGAGGATGGATTAATGGTAGAAATAATGCCGGAAAAAATGGAAGCTTTGAAAGCTGCacttaaaaatatgcaagattTTTCAATCGGTTGTGGACACCAGGGAGCATCGGAACCAGACGAgactgtaaatataaaatgggTCGACAACGATGTGCAATTCAACTTGGG AGTCAAAAGTCCTATTGATGGACAATTAATGGATGGCATACCGTCTATTAGAGTACATAACGGTACCGATTACAAAGGAGCAACGCGATTTATACGCTGGACGGAAGTATtcattataaaa tCAGATGATCATTTGAGTGGTGTGAATGATCCCGTGGACATAAATAAACTATCTGGAAATATAGCTAAAGCGACGTGTTTAGCATTGGTCAAGCTGCTAGATCTTCTGGCGACGGCAGGTTTAACAAAACTTGGTGTACGGGCGACAATTCATCTGGacaat GTTGGTTACGAAGCTGGAAGCGAGGGGACAAAATTGCCAcctatttatatgaaaagcTTAGACAATGAATTAATTCAAGTTTTACACAAAGCTGCACAAAGCAGTCAGGATGCCCATACAGTACTcgaattgatattttatatactcgAGGATTGA
- the Sara gene encoding zinc finger FYVE domain-containing protein 16 isoform X2, which yields MEKFVIDLDKVLNDFEFNEDCAEQITSVATTTTVDTSTAEKHTTESASLKTYNFNSEESIDIDVMPSFEKHKDTQPIDVDSKYLLTEKNLVSMSDSNKDSINNFYAHDCVGDNKIEQKSCVHTHDSDQMSLTIYNDISYSLMQKQQNENSDLKDGNRYDKKLNQPNFKPSISNVFNSLNEYINAPTGSLDYVEPILDKKDDLTKVTVMEQDFILTKNATIDHSTTKEKKLDVTDKNTLDYKTILPELDMFVKIDAEDKQDNAMQSVMPQHFTMIKSEKCNTTTIPTSNITVSRLEHDVVDSTEPSDNKMDMNEKAVDNNDRFEIPSENIANKQKQLNLPSHSSIDKYTFIKNKDSIAENTISLNINITNSKNHNENIKTKKACDISSNVHVKHTTDVNDDFSEEELSRYLLELEEEEICKTKGISHSDDTLSLKPHNELGDNKTKTTNQRHEDTNNASKFEKIMINQVPKISQEKFLEKIKNPPIIYHSANTCNENVMDVQCDGTLKVALNEKGKQLQNTQTNELDKTIREKDITKVADQDAVVQESILQALSDITIEEKATLNFENVEEQYNHNIDVTRNLQKNVSTGIQSQDNNDNAVKNLSENKEDYDERLYCQDITENNKDILIQHENRTHDSDKISKTEIIYKIADADCTISHTNENSQEADGKLSRPHTLDIVSPHNKNDSLESLSVTPGEPEQSGTGGIVDEDRGAASDVSDNSLIEYNTVLGKQPPFWVPDSDAPSCMLCDVKFTVLKRRHHCRACGKVLCNKCCNMKFRLEYQGNIDSRVCVSCYDLLTKESEQGISDWSTEYNSHANCSDVNSSQCCTNINGRQPNPNNPMEYCSTIPPLQQLAGSLPPPPTVMVPVGVLKREGSKHRTEGQKSVMFSDGIRPGCDLTELDTCWDPKPPYRKQGNKRIFTSGSILTDTATRRQSHPPLDNTTNSYIPHNPNLLPPTVTIHKGQITYHLSMDESVLYKMLQNECEPPVMFAINRNLYAYVKITNLNCCVNKICWNVTSRGLACVGQDEVILLVEVLPDETRIPKDLLIYINQLYLEAIKGNTMTELGFSIFQGSNLLGSREHTGFLFIRQTLQCLQKIILPPAPFLIGLLIHRWETPWARVFPLRLLLRLGAEYRYYPCPLVSVRFRDALYFEIGHTVMKVLADFRNFGYTLPGVKGLTIHLKNRTTDVMFPRNRYDQVIKGLHNSNDHVLAYASNFSIAADSHLVCIQTNTGDESNYQTQAINIHNKPRTVTGASFIVINGALKSSMGLSAKSSIVEDGLMVEIMPEKMEALKAALKNMQDFSIGCGHQGASEPDETVNIKWVDNDVQFNLGVKSPIDGQLMDGIPSIRVHNGTDYKGATRFIRWTEVFIIKSDDHLSGVNDPVDINKLSGNIAKATCLALVKLLDLLATAGLTKLGVRATIHLDNVGYEAGSEGTKLPPIYMKSLDNELIQVLHKAAQSSQDAHTVLELIFYILED from the exons ATGGAAAAGTTTGTGATTGATTTGGATAAAGTCCTCAATGATTTTGAATTCAACGAAG ATTGTGCGGAGCAAATCACATCAGTTGCTACAACTACAACAGTTGATACGTCAACTGCAGAGAAACATACTACTGAGTCTGCATCTctaaaaacatacaattttaattctgaGGAAAGTATAGACATCGATGTAATGCCATCTTTCGAAAAACACAAAGATACTCAGCCAATAGATGTcgattctaaatatttattaactgaaAAGAACTTGGTATCTATGTCAGATTCCAATAAAGAttccataaataatttctatgcaCATGATTGTGTCGGTGATAACAAGATCGAACAAAAGTCATGTGTTCATACTCATGATTCCGATCAAATGTCTTTAACCATATATAATGACATATCGTACAGTTTAATGCAGAAGcaacaaaatgaaaatagtGATTTAAAAGATGGCAATAGATATGATAAGAAACTAAACCAACCAAATTTCAAGCCTAGTATCAGTAATGTGTTTAATAGTTTGaatgaatatattaatgctCCTACAGGAAGCTTGGATTATGTAGAGCCTATATTAGATAAGAAAGATGATTTAACTAAAGTGACCGTAATGgaacaagattttatattgacAAAGAATGCAACTATTGATCATTCAAcaacaaaagagaaaaaactagatgtaactgataaaaataccTTGGATTACAAAACCATCTTACCAGAGTTAGATATGTTTGTCAAGATCGATGCTGAGGACAAACAGGATAATGCAATGCAAAGTGTCATGCCGCAACATTTTACTATGATAAAGTCTGAAAAATGCAATACCACTACAATTCCAACATCTAATATCACTGTTTCAAGACTCGAGCATGATGTCGTTGATAGTACAGAACCATCTGATAATAAAATGGATATGAATGAAAAGGCTGTAGATAATAATGATAGATTTGAAATACCCTCTGAAAATATTGCTAATAAACAAAAGCAGTTGAATTTGCCGAGTCATAGTTCCattgataaatatacatttataaaaaataaagatagcATAGCGGAAAATActataagtttaaatataaatataacaaatagcAAAAATCACAAtgagaatataaaaacaaagaaagCCTGCGACATCTCATCTAATGTGCATGTGAAACATACAACTGATGTCAATGACGACTTTTCCGAAGAAGAGCTAAGTCGATATTTGTTGGAAttggaagaagaagaaatatgtaaaacgAAAGGTATATCACATTCAGATGATACTTTGTCGCTAAAGCCGCATAATGAATTAGGagataataaaacaaagacCACGAATCAACGACATGAAGATACTAACAACGcgtcaaaatttgaaaaaattatgattaatcaagttccaaaaatatcacaagagaaatttctggaaaaaataaaaaacccTCCTATAATTTATCATAGTGCGAATACATGTAATGAAAATGTAATGGATGTACAATGTGACGGTACGTTAAAGGTAGCTTTAAATGAAAAAGGtaaacaattacaaaatacGCAAACTAATGAATTAGATAAAACGATAAGGGAGAAAGATATAACCAAAGTAGCCGATCAAGATGCAGTGGTACAAGAGAGTATCTTACAGGCCCTATCGGATATTACCATTGAAGAGAAAGCCACATTAAATTTCGAGAATGTTGAAGAACAATATAACCACAATATCGATGTGACAAGGAATCTACAAAAGAATGTTAGCACAGGTATACAATCACAAGATAACAATGACAATGCTGTCAAAAATTTATCggaaaataaagaagattaCGACGAGAGGTTGTACTGTCAAGATATTAccgaaaataataaagatattctCATACAACATGAGAACAGAACGCATGATAGTGATAAGATCTCTAAAacggaaattatatataaaattgctgaTGCTGATTGTACAATCTCTCATACAAATGAAAACAGTCAAGAGGCTGATGGAAAACTGTCTCGTCCTCACACATTGGATATTGTTTCGCCGCATAATAAGAATGATTCGCTCG AATCCTTGAGCGTTACACCTGGAGAACCAGAACAGTCAGGAACAGGAGGCATTGTTGACGAAGATCGAGGTGCCGCGTCAGATGTTTCCGATAATTCTTTGATCGAATATAATACAGTATTAGGAAAACAGCCTCCATTTTGGGTTCCGGATAGTGACGCACCCAGTTGTATGTTATGCGATGTCAAATTTACTGTACTTAAAAGACGTCATCATTGCCGTGCTTGTGGTAAG GTGTTGTGTAACAAATGTTGCAATATGAAATTTAGATTAGAATATCAGGGAAACATTGATTCTCGTGTTTGCGTCTCATGTTATGATTTACTCACAAAAG AGAGCGAACAGGGAATAAGTGATTGGTCAACTGAATATAACTCGCATGCCAACTGTAGCGATGTCAATTCTTCACAG tGTTGTACCAATATCAAT GGGAGACAGCCTAATCCAAATAATCCCATGGAGTACTGTTCAACTATACCACCCTTGCAACAGTTAGCCGGCAGCTTACCGCCACCACCAACGGTAATGGTACCTGTAGGTGTTTTGAAGAGAGAGGGTTCAAAGCATCGTACAGAAGGACAGAAATCTGTAATGTTCAGTGATG GAATAAGGCCTGGCTGTGACCTGACAGAGCTAGACACGTGTTGGGATCCGAAGCCACCGTACCGCAAGCAAGGAAACAAGCGGATTTTCACATCAGGATCCATATTGACGGATACCGCAACGAGGAGGCAAAGTCATCCTCCTCTAGACAATACAACCAACAGTTATATACCACATAATCCGAATTTATTGCCCCCGACTGTCACGATACATAAAGGCC AAATTACATACCATCTATCTATGGATGAGAGCGTACTCTATAAGATGTTGCAAAATGAATGTGAACCACCGGTTATGTTTGCGATTAATCGAAATCTTTATGCGTATGTGAAaataactaatt TAAACTGCTGTGTAAACAAAATTTGCTGGAATGTAACATCGAGAGGTCTCGCCTGCGTTGGTCAAGATGAAGTTATATTATTAGTCGAAGTTTTACCAGATGAAACACGGATTCCAAAGGATCTTCTCATatacattaatcaattatatctCGAAGCTATTAAAG GTAATACAATGACGGAACTTGGATTCTCAATATTTCAAGGTAGTAATCTGTTGGGTTCGCGCGAGCACACaggatttctttttattcgtcAAACATTacaatgtttacaaaaaattattttaccacCTGCACCTTTTCTAATTGGACTCTTAATTCACAG gTGGGAAACTCCTTGGGCCAGAGTATTTCCGCTAAGACTTCTTTTACGTCTCGGTGCAGAATATCGTTATTATCCCTGCCCACTGGTGTCCGTCCGTTTCCGGGACGCATTGTACTTTGAGATCGGTCATACTGTCATGAAAGTGTTGGCTGATTTCCGAAACTTTGGATACACTTTACCAGGAGTGAAGGGCTTAACAATTCATCTGAAAAACCGTACCACAGATGTCATGTTCCCTAGGAATCGATATGATCAAGTTATAAAAGGACTTCATAATTCAAACGATCACGTGTTAGCCTATGCTTCAAATTTTAGTATAGCCGCGGATTCGCATTTAGTTTGCATACAAACGAATACCGGCGATGAAAGTAATTATCAAACGCAAGCGATAAACATTCACAACAAGCCGAGAACAG TGACCGGTGCTAGTTTTATCGTCATCAATGGCGCTTTAAAATCATCAATGGGACTCTCTGCCAAATCTAGTATTGTAGAGGATGGATTAATGGTAGAAATAATGCCGGAAAAAATGGAAGCTTTGAAAGCTGCacttaaaaatatgcaagattTTTCAATCGGTTGTGGACACCAGGGAGCATCGGAACCAGACGAgactgtaaatataaaatgggTCGACAACGATGTGCAATTCAACTTGGG AGTCAAAAGTCCTATTGATGGACAATTAATGGATGGCATACCGTCTATTAGAGTACATAACGGTACCGATTACAAAGGAGCAACGCGATTTATACGCTGGACGGAAGTATtcattataaaa tCAGATGATCATTTGAGTGGTGTGAATGATCCCGTGGACATAAATAAACTATCTGGAAATATAGCTAAAGCGACGTGTTTAGCATTGGTCAAGCTGCTAGATCTTCTGGCGACGGCAGGTTTAACAAAACTTGGTGTACGGGCGACAATTCATCTGGacaat GTTGGTTACGAAGCTGGAAGCGAGGGGACAAAATTGCCAcctatttatatgaaaagcTTAGACAATGAATTAATTCAAGTTTTACACAAAGCTGCACAAAGCAGTCAGGATGCCCATACAGTACTcgaattgatattttatatactcgAGGATTGA